The Sesamum indicum cultivar Zhongzhi No. 13 linkage group LG6, S_indicum_v1.0, whole genome shotgun sequence genome has a segment encoding these proteins:
- the LOC105163034 gene encoding beta-carotene isomerase D27, chloroplastic isoform X1, giving the protein MALLNHRPLLSIPSLHSPRLKPSARVSCFSARSNSVDAVELKSSRKEYVPGVVDDIFMNVFRSKMVEETGWDSEKPGYDGLIDAAHRLMVGRSNSEATKASVRILRSLFPPLLLDLYKMLISPIAGGKVAAEMVARVTAISCQWLMGTCTVNSVDLPNGSSWSSGVFVEKCKYLEESKCVGVCINTCKLPTQTFFNEYMGVPLVMEPNFSDYSCQFKFGVSPPRPEDDSALREPCLHICPTANRRKEVNAAMDVSRCPKA; this is encoded by the exons ATGGCGCTTCTCAATCACCGCCCCCTCCTCTCAATCCCCTCACTCCATTCTCCAAGACTCAAGCCTTCTGCTCGAGTTTCATGCTTCTCCGCCCGGTCAAATTCC GTAGATGCGGTTGAGTTGAAGTCTTCAAGGAAAGAATATGTGCCTGGGGTGGTTGATGATATTTTCATGAACGTGTTTCGCAGCAAAATGGTGGAG GAGACTGGATGGGACTCTGAGAAGCCTGGATATGATGGATTAATTGATGCCGCTCATCGGTTAATGGTTGGCCGATCCAACTCTGAAGCTACCAAAGCTTCG GTACGGATATTAAGATCGCTCTTTCCTCCATTATTGCTAGACCTCTATAAAATGCTTATTTCACCCATTGCCGGAGGCAAAGTGGCAGCTGAAATGGTTG CAAGGGTGACTGCAATTTCTTGTCAATGGCTCATGGGAACATGTACTGTTAACTCGGTCGATCTGCCTAATGGATCCTCGTGGTCTAGCGGG GTCTTCGTTGAGAAATGCAAGTATTTGGAGGAAAGCAAATGTGTAGGTGTATGTATCAATACCTGTAAGCTTCCTACGCAG ACATTTTTCAACGAGTACATGGGAGTTCCTTTAGTGATGGAGCCCAACTTCAGCGATTATAGTTGTCAG TTCAAATTTGGAGTGTCGCCTCCTCGACCAGAAGATGACAGTGCACTCAGGGAGCCATGCCTTCACATATGCCCAACTGCCAATCGACGCAAAGAAGTCAATGCTGCCATGGACGTGTCAAGATGTCCAAAGGCTTAG
- the LOC105163034 gene encoding beta-carotene isomerase D27, chloroplastic isoform X2, which produces MLLRPVDAVELKSSRKEYVPGVVDDIFMNVFRSKMVEETGWDSEKPGYDGLIDAAHRLMVGRSNSEATKASVRILRSLFPPLLLDLYKMLISPIAGGKVAAEMVARVTAISCQWLMGTCTVNSVDLPNGSSWSSGVFVEKCKYLEESKCVGVCINTCKLPTQTFFNEYMGVPLVMEPNFSDYSCQFKFGVSPPRPEDDSALREPCLHICPTANRRKEVNAAMDVSRCPKA; this is translated from the exons ATGCTTCTCCGCCCG GTAGATGCGGTTGAGTTGAAGTCTTCAAGGAAAGAATATGTGCCTGGGGTGGTTGATGATATTTTCATGAACGTGTTTCGCAGCAAAATGGTGGAG GAGACTGGATGGGACTCTGAGAAGCCTGGATATGATGGATTAATTGATGCCGCTCATCGGTTAATGGTTGGCCGATCCAACTCTGAAGCTACCAAAGCTTCG GTACGGATATTAAGATCGCTCTTTCCTCCATTATTGCTAGACCTCTATAAAATGCTTATTTCACCCATTGCCGGAGGCAAAGTGGCAGCTGAAATGGTTG CAAGGGTGACTGCAATTTCTTGTCAATGGCTCATGGGAACATGTACTGTTAACTCGGTCGATCTGCCTAATGGATCCTCGTGGTCTAGCGGG GTCTTCGTTGAGAAATGCAAGTATTTGGAGGAAAGCAAATGTGTAGGTGTATGTATCAATACCTGTAAGCTTCCTACGCAG ACATTTTTCAACGAGTACATGGGAGTTCCTTTAGTGATGGAGCCCAACTTCAGCGATTATAGTTGTCAG TTCAAATTTGGAGTGTCGCCTCCTCGACCAGAAGATGACAGTGCACTCAGGGAGCCATGCCTTCACATATGCCCAACTGCCAATCGACGCAAAGAAGTCAATGCTGCCATGGACGTGTCAAGATGTCCAAAGGCTTAG
- the LOC105163033 gene encoding DEAD-box ATP-dependent RNA helicase 24 isoform X1, whose product MSKRKFGFEGFGINRQATYNFERSQPPQRLYVPPSSRGGGGDDDADLDNIEYAEDRDTLDDDVPNNNNNNNGAAADEDEIDPLDAFMEGLQEEMKSAPPPKAKEKLDRYKDDVEDDPMESFLKAKKDVGLQLAADALHAGYNSDEEVYAAAKAVDAGLIEYDSDDNPIVLDKKKIEPIPALDHSLIDYEPFNKDFYEEKASISGMSDQEVAEYRKSLAIRVSGFDVPRPIKTFEDCGFSVELMKAIAKQAYEKPTPIQCQALPIVLSGRDVIGIAKTGSGKTASFVLPMVVHIMDQPELQKEEGPIGVICAPTRELAHQIYLEAKKFAKAYGIRVSAVYGGMSKLEQFKELKAGCEIVVATPGRLIDMIKMKALTMLRATYLVLDEADRMFDLGFEPQIRSIVGQIRPDRQTLLFSATMPRKVEKLASEILSDPVRVTVGEVGMANEDITQVVQVIASDTEKLPWLLEKLPGMIDEGDVLVFASKKATVDEVESELVQKGFKAAALHGDKDQASRMEVLQKFKSGTYHVLIATDVAARGLDIKSIKSVVNFDIAKDMDMHVHRIGRTGRAGDKDGTAYTLITQKEARFAGELVNSLIAAGQNVSTELMDLAMKDGRFRSKRDSRKGGGKRAKGRGGGGRGVRGVDYGLGIGYSPDSNAASSVTPTRSVAVNSLRTGMMAQFRNNFVPASSNSQNHFVQNSTGVQTNKRMVLPGFVSGGTIGGDMHAVQINSTTSAASASNTILNSREIAKQTPSERDKARERRRPSGWDR is encoded by the exons ATGTCGAAACGAAAATTCGGATTCGAGGGCTTCGGCATTAATCGCCAAGCCACGTACAACTTCGAGCGATCCCAACCGCCTCAACGATTATATGTCCCTCCTTCCTCTCGCGGCGGTGGCGGGGATGACGACGCCGACCTTGACAATATTGAATACGCCGAGGACCGTGACACGTTAGACGACGATGTCcctaacaacaacaacaacaacaacggGGCTGCCGCTGATGAAGACGAAATTGATCCTCTGGACGCTTTTATGGAAGGACTGCAGGAGGAGATGAAGTCTGCGCCGCCACCAAAGGCGAAGGAGAAGTTGGATAGATACAAGGACGACGTGGAAGACGATCCAATGGAGAGCTTTCTGAAGGCGAAGAAGGATGTGGGGCTGCAATTGGCTGCAGATGCGCTGCACGCAGGATATAATTCAGACGAAGAGGTTTATGCTGCTGCAAAGGCGGTGGATGCAGGGCTGATTGAATATGATTCTGATGATAATCCTATTGTTCTTGATAAGAAGAAGATTGAGCCGATTCCCGCCCTTGATCACAGCTTAATTGATTACGAGCCATTTAATAAGGATTTCTATGAGGAGAAGGCTTCCATTTCAG GTATGAGTGATCAGGAGGTTGCCGAATACAGGAAGAGCTTAGCTATCCGTGTTTCGGGTTTTGATGTGCCACGGCCCATCAAGACTTTTGAAGATTGTGGATTTTCTGTGGAGCTAATGAAAGCCATAGCAAAACAAGCATATGAAAAACCCACACCAATACAGTGCCAAGCTTTACCTATTGTGCTTTCTGGAAGAGACGTAATTGGTATAGCAAAGACTGGTTCAGGAAAAACTGCTTCATTTGTACTTCCTATGGTTGTCCATATTATGGATCAACCTGAACTTCAGAAAGAGGAAGGCCCCATTGGAGTGATATGTGCACCTACTAGGGAACTAGCTCATCAAATATACTTAGAAGCTAAGAAATTTGCCAAAGCCTATGGTATCCGTGTCTCTGCAGTTTATGGTGGAATGTCTAAGCTCGAGCAGTTCAAGGAACTAAAGGCAGGATGTGAAATAGTCGTGGCTACTCCAGGGAGACTGATAGACATGATAAAAATGAAGGCACTGACAATGTTGAGAGCAACTTATTTAGTACTTGATGAGGCGGACCGAATGTTTGACCTTGGTTTTGAGCCACAGATAAGGTCGATAGTTGGCCAAATAAGGCCAGACCGCCAGACATTGCTCTTTTCAGCAACTATGCCTCGAAAAGTTGAAAAGCTAGCTAGTGAAATTCTCTCTGATCCTGTAAGGGTAACTGTAGGAGAGGTGGGTATGGCCAATGAGGATATTACCCAAGTTGTTCAAGTGATTGCATCAGATACAGAAAAACTGCCTTGGCTGCTTGAAAAGCTTCCTGGCATGATCGATGAAGGGGATGTTCTGGTTTTTGCTTCAAAAAAGGCCACGGTAGATGAAGTTGAATCAGAACTTGTGCAGAAGGGTTTTAAAGCTGCAGCACTTCATGGTGACAAAGATCAGGCTTCTCGTATGGAGGTACTGCAAAAGTTCAAATCTGGAACATACCATGTCCTTATTGCAACAGATGTTGCCGCACGCGGTCTTGACATCAAGTCAATTAAATCTGTGGTCAACTTTGATATTGCTAAAGACATGGACATGCATGTACACCGAATTGGAAGGACAGGTCGTGCTGGAGACAAAGATGGAACTGCATATACTCTTATAACACAAAAGGAGGCGAGATTTGCTGGTGAATTGGTTAACAGTTTGATAGCTGCTGGTCAAAACGTGTCGACGGAGCTCATGGATCTGGCTATGAAG GATGGAAGGTTCAGATCCAAACGTGATTCACGAAAAGGAG GTGGGAAAAGAGCTAAAGGAAGAGGAGGTGGTGGTAGAGGTGTTAGGGGTGTGGACTATGGTTTGGGCATCGGGTATAGTCCAGACTCAAATGCTGCATCCAGTGTCACTCCTACTCGTTCTGTAGCAGTTAATTCACTGAGGACTGGGATGATGGCACAATTCAGAAACAACTTTGTTCCTGCATCATCAAACTCCCAGAATCATTTTGTACAGAACAGTACAGGCGTACAAACCAATAAAAGAATGGTTTTACCTGGGTTTGTATCAGGTGGGACAATTGGTGGTGACATGCATGCTGTACAAATAAACAGTACAACCAGTGCTGCTTCTGCATCAAACACTATCTTGAATTCAAGAGAAATTGCAAAACAAACCCCCTCTGAAAG AGATAAAGCAAGAGAAAGAAGGAGACCCTCTGGCTGGGATCGCTAG
- the LOC105163033 gene encoding DEAD-box ATP-dependent RNA helicase 24 isoform X2: protein MSKRKFGFEGFGINRQATYNFERSQPPQRLYVPPSSRGGGGDDDADLDNIEYAEDRDTLDDDVPNNNNNNNGAAADEDEIDPLDAFMEGLQEEMKSAPPPKAKEKLDRYKDDVEDDPMESFLKAKKDVGLQLAADALHAGYNSDEEVYAAAKAVDAGLIEYDSDDNPIVLDKKKIEPIPALDHSLIDYEPFNKDFYEEKASISGMSDQEVAEYRKSLAIRVSGFDVPRPIKTFEDCGFSVELMKAIAKQAYEKPTPIQCQALPIVLSGRDVIGIAKTGSGKTASFVLPMVVHIMDQPELQKEEGPIGVICAPTRELAHQIYLEAKKFAKAYGIRVSAVYGGMSKLEQFKELKAGCEIVVATPGRLIDMIKMKALTMLRATYLVLDEADRMFDLGFEPQIRSIVGQIRPDRQTLLFSATMPRKVEKLASEILSDPVRVTVGEVGMANEDITQVVQVIASDTEKLPWLLEKLPGMIDEGDVLVFASKKATVDEVESELVQKGFKAAALHGDKDQASRMEVLQKFKSGTYHVLIATDVAARGLDIKSIKSVVNFDIAKDMDMHVHRIGRTGRAGDKDGTAYTLITQKEARFAGELVNSLIAAGQNVSTELMDLAMKVGKELKEEEVVVEVLGVWTMVWASGIVQTQMLHPVSLLLVL from the exons ATGTCGAAACGAAAATTCGGATTCGAGGGCTTCGGCATTAATCGCCAAGCCACGTACAACTTCGAGCGATCCCAACCGCCTCAACGATTATATGTCCCTCCTTCCTCTCGCGGCGGTGGCGGGGATGACGACGCCGACCTTGACAATATTGAATACGCCGAGGACCGTGACACGTTAGACGACGATGTCcctaacaacaacaacaacaacaacggGGCTGCCGCTGATGAAGACGAAATTGATCCTCTGGACGCTTTTATGGAAGGACTGCAGGAGGAGATGAAGTCTGCGCCGCCACCAAAGGCGAAGGAGAAGTTGGATAGATACAAGGACGACGTGGAAGACGATCCAATGGAGAGCTTTCTGAAGGCGAAGAAGGATGTGGGGCTGCAATTGGCTGCAGATGCGCTGCACGCAGGATATAATTCAGACGAAGAGGTTTATGCTGCTGCAAAGGCGGTGGATGCAGGGCTGATTGAATATGATTCTGATGATAATCCTATTGTTCTTGATAAGAAGAAGATTGAGCCGATTCCCGCCCTTGATCACAGCTTAATTGATTACGAGCCATTTAATAAGGATTTCTATGAGGAGAAGGCTTCCATTTCAG GTATGAGTGATCAGGAGGTTGCCGAATACAGGAAGAGCTTAGCTATCCGTGTTTCGGGTTTTGATGTGCCACGGCCCATCAAGACTTTTGAAGATTGTGGATTTTCTGTGGAGCTAATGAAAGCCATAGCAAAACAAGCATATGAAAAACCCACACCAATACAGTGCCAAGCTTTACCTATTGTGCTTTCTGGAAGAGACGTAATTGGTATAGCAAAGACTGGTTCAGGAAAAACTGCTTCATTTGTACTTCCTATGGTTGTCCATATTATGGATCAACCTGAACTTCAGAAAGAGGAAGGCCCCATTGGAGTGATATGTGCACCTACTAGGGAACTAGCTCATCAAATATACTTAGAAGCTAAGAAATTTGCCAAAGCCTATGGTATCCGTGTCTCTGCAGTTTATGGTGGAATGTCTAAGCTCGAGCAGTTCAAGGAACTAAAGGCAGGATGTGAAATAGTCGTGGCTACTCCAGGGAGACTGATAGACATGATAAAAATGAAGGCACTGACAATGTTGAGAGCAACTTATTTAGTACTTGATGAGGCGGACCGAATGTTTGACCTTGGTTTTGAGCCACAGATAAGGTCGATAGTTGGCCAAATAAGGCCAGACCGCCAGACATTGCTCTTTTCAGCAACTATGCCTCGAAAAGTTGAAAAGCTAGCTAGTGAAATTCTCTCTGATCCTGTAAGGGTAACTGTAGGAGAGGTGGGTATGGCCAATGAGGATATTACCCAAGTTGTTCAAGTGATTGCATCAGATACAGAAAAACTGCCTTGGCTGCTTGAAAAGCTTCCTGGCATGATCGATGAAGGGGATGTTCTGGTTTTTGCTTCAAAAAAGGCCACGGTAGATGAAGTTGAATCAGAACTTGTGCAGAAGGGTTTTAAAGCTGCAGCACTTCATGGTGACAAAGATCAGGCTTCTCGTATGGAGGTACTGCAAAAGTTCAAATCTGGAACATACCATGTCCTTATTGCAACAGATGTTGCCGCACGCGGTCTTGACATCAAGTCAATTAAATCTGTGGTCAACTTTGATATTGCTAAAGACATGGACATGCATGTACACCGAATTGGAAGGACAGGTCGTGCTGGAGACAAAGATGGAACTGCATATACTCTTATAACACAAAAGGAGGCGAGATTTGCTGGTGAATTGGTTAACAGTTTGATAGCTGCTGGTCAAAACGTGTCGACGGAGCTCATGGATCTGGCTATGAAG GTGGGAAAAGAGCTAAAGGAAGAGGAGGTGGTGGTAGAGGTGTTAGGGGTGTGGACTATGGTTTGGGCATCGGGTATAGTCCAGACTCAAATGCTGCATCCAGTGTCACTCCTACTCGTTCTGTAG
- the LOC105163038 gene encoding uncharacterized protein LOC105163038 has protein sequence MDQSRVPRLEGIGVAIKKKRSQTSRRPRPEAQSLPDQSPLSSTPVSDDMSKVSSDENIGDGNSGGKMFNLNQCVSRSLPVSASDSGSNVILSNGTSDGAGNENKLKKVKLKVGGVTRTIQTKSSSNGASGSGSSAKTNQSSDNARPPRQRLNPQESSDEYHSPPRDKKSGLQGIPWKDFAKGTFSTVRDDMGRTLGRNAFEKQGDKSDSVRKSKRVPKRRVLDAEFDDDDEDDEIRYLEKLKTSKITGYKDSEMQSTRKPQKGGKCDNMEDVGRSGRDARKSRSGDMDYEEEEELSDGEPEGKKKKKQKKDLSELPTENKRELALTTRQRALLSKDASSGSGASHIEFPNGLPPAPPRKQKEKLSEVEQQLKKAEAAQRRRMQNEKAARESEAEAIRKILGQDSSRKKREEKIKKRQEELAQEKAVSAQMLASNTIRMVMGPTGTTVTFPQEMGLPKLFDPKPCSYPPPREKCAGPACTNAYKYRDSKSKLPLCSLQCYKAINEKMHTEQAC, from the exons ATGGATCAATCTAGGGTTCCTCGATTGGAGGGTATTGGAGTTgctataaagaaaaagagaagccAAACATCACGCCGACCTAGACCTGAGGCGCAGTCGCTCCCTGACCAATCCCCTTTGTCATCAACACCGGTCTCAGATGATATGAGTAAGGTTTCGAGTGATGAGAATATTGGAGATGGTAACTCGGGGGGGAAGATGTTCAATTTGAATCAGTGTGTATCAAGATCATTACCAGTTAGTGCATCAGACAGTGGATCAAATGTGATTCTAAGTAATGGAACAAGTGATGGAGCAGGAAATGAGAATAAACTGAAAAAGGTTAAGTTAAAGGTTGGTGGTGTGACACGCACAATTCAGACCAAATCCAGTTCTAATGGGGCATCAGGCAGCGGGTCTTCAGCAAAGACCAATCAATCGTCAGATAATGCTCGGCCACCACGACAGAGGCTGAACCCTCAG GAAAGTTCCGATGAATATCATTCACCACCTCGTGATAAGAAGAGTGGCCTGCAAGGGATCCCGTGGAAGGATTTCGCCAAAGGTACTTTCAGTACTGTGAGGGACGATATGGGAAGGACCTTGGGTAGGAATGCCTTTGAGAAGCAAGGAGATAAATCAGATTCAGTTCGTAAGAGCAAAAGGGTGCCTAAGAGGCGGGTTTTGGATGCGgaatttgatgatgatgatgaagatgatgagaTCCGGTACCTGGAGAAACTTAAGACTTCAAAGATAACAGGATATAAGGACTCAGAGATGCAGTCAACCAGAAAACCTCAGAAGGGGGGTAAGTGTGACAACATGGAAGATGTTGGAAGGTCTGGACGAGATGCCAGGAAGTCCAGATCGGGTGACATGGATTacgaggaggaagaagaattATCAGATGGTGAGCCTgaagggaagaagaagaaaaaacaaaagaaggatCTGTCGGAATTACCAACAGAAAACAAGAGGGAACTTGCTCTTACAACACGTCAGCGAGCCCTTCTAAGCAAGGATGCCTCTTCTGGATCTGGTGCAAGTCACATCGAGTTCCCAAATGGTTTACCACCAGCTCCACCTAGAA AGCAAAAGGAGAAACTGTCAGAAGTGGAGCAACAACTGAAGAAGGCTGAGGCTGCTCAGAGGCGTAGAATGCAGAACGAGAAAGCAGCCCGTGAATCAGAG GCAGAGGCAATTAGAAAAATACTTGGTCAAGATTCTAGTAGGAAGAAGAGAGAGGAGAAGATAAAGAAGCGCCAGGAAGAGCTGGCTCAG GAGAAGGCAGTCAGTGCTCAAATGCTTGCATCAAACACCATTCGGATGGTGATGGGACCCACTGGGACGACTGTCACATTTCCACAAGAGATGGGCTTGCCAAAACTCTTTGATCCCAAGCCTTGCAG TTATCCTCCTCCACGAGAGAAGTGTGCCGGTCCTGCTTGTACCAATGCTTATAAGTACCGTGATTCCAAGTCAAAGCTTCCGCTCTGCAGTCTCCAGTGTTACAAGGCAATCAATGAAAAGATGCATACTGAGCAGGCCTGCTAA
- the LOC105163039 gene encoding ATP-dependent Clp protease proteolytic subunit 5, chloroplastic-like produces MAHSCVSSSLRFNTSSLYLSSPKPNSSPYSSKTFYLPFQPLPSRYDLSGKLKESNPRSSTVKAVYAPERYAPEKSSRHGIWSIRDDLQIPSSPYFPAYAQGAQGPPPMVQERFMSVISQLFQYRIIRCGGAVDDDMANIIVAQLLYLDAVDPTKDIVMYVNSPGGSVTAGMAIFDTMRHIRPDVSTVCVGLAASMGAFLLSAGTKGKRYSLPNSRIMIHQPLGGAQGGQTDIDIQANEMLHHKANLNGYLAYHTGQSLEKINQDTDRDFFMSAKEAKEYGLIDGVILNPLKALQPLAAAAEQ; encoded by the exons atgGCGCATTCTTGCGTCTCTTCTTCCCTTAGATTTAACACGTCTTCACTTTATCTCTCCTCTCCGAAACCCAACTCCTCTCCTTACTCATCCAAAACCTTCTATCTCCCCTTCCAACCCCTCCCTTCCAGGTATGACTTATCCGGGAAATTGAAGGAATCCAATCCCCGGAGCTCCACGGTGAAGGCTGTGTACGCTCCAGAGCGTTATGCACCTGAGAAGAGCTCACGCCATGGAATTTGGTCGATTAG GGATGATTTGCAAATTCCTTCATCACCATACTTTCCAGCATATGCACAAGGGGCACAGGGTCCGCCTCCAATGGTGCAAGAGCGTTTTATGAGTGTTATCAGCCAACTTTTTCAATAT AGGATAATACGATGTGGTGGAGCAGTAGATGATGATATGGCTAACATTATTGTTGCCCAGTTGCTCTATCTTGATGCTGTGGATCCTACTAag GATATAGTCATGTATGTGAACTCTCCAGGTGGATCGGTTACAGCTG GTATGGCTATATTTGACACAATGAGGCATATTAGGCCTGATGTTTCAACCGTATGCGTCGGACTAGCAGCTAG CATGGGAGCTTTTCTATTGAGTGCTGGTACGAAAG GAAAAAGATATAGCCTTCCCAATTCAAGAATAATGATCCATCAGCCTCTTGGTGGTGCACAAGGTGGGCAGACTGACATTGACATTCAG GCGAATGAAATGTTGCATCACAAAGCAAATTTAAATGGTTATTTGGCCTACCACACTGGTCAAAGCCTAGAGAAGATCAACCAAGACACAGATCGTGACTTTTTCATGAGTGCTAAGGAAGCCAAAGAGTATGGTCTTATAGACGGTGTCATCCTGAATCCTCTTAAAGCTCTTCAACCACTTGCTGCAGCAGCAGAGCAATAA
- the LOC105163040 gene encoding probable WRKY transcription factor 35 — translation MQEIDQTELESNLSSRTENHASKKRKMGERVVVAVKIAENDKKQQRNEGPPSDCWSWRKYGQKPIKGSPYPRGYYRCSTSKGCSAKKQVERCKTDASMLIITYTSTHNHPGPDFSLPTNQKQEEKETDSAPESTDTQPTTPKQEQEAELMPQETPVSNSEHQFQYSQSPFNSTTTDHIIVNQENPFQENLETHGGVYSEDPKSVVSHDAVELSSLLKPEENDFYDELEELPSSSFFTAFMRSSFCEETITVNPS, via the exons ATGCAGGAAATTGATCAGACCGAACTGGAATCTAATTTGTCATCAAGAACAGAGAATCATGCGTCCAAGAAAAG AAAGATGGGTGAGAGGGTTGTGGTGGCTGTGAAAATAgcagaaaatgataaaaagcAGCAGAGAAATGAAGGGCCGCCTTCTGATTGTTGGTCTTGGAGAAAATATGGTCAGAAACCCATCAAAGGATCGCCTTATCCTAG GGGATACTACAGATGCAGCACATCAAAGGGTTGTTCAGCTAAAAAACAAGTAGAAAGATGCAAAACAGATGCATCAATGCTCATAATCACCTACACATCAACCCACAATCATCCTGGCCCTGATTTCTCTTTACCCACCAATCAGAAACAAGAAGAGAAGGAGACTGATTCAGCCCCTGAATCCACTGATACTCAGCCCACAACTccaaaacaagaacaagaagcaGAGCTGATGCCTCAGGAAACCCCAGTAAGCAACTCTGAACATCAGTTCCAATACTCCCAATCTCCATTCAATTCCACCACCACAGACCACATCATTGTGAATCAAGAAAAcccttttcaagaaaatctgGAAACACATGGTGGGGTTTACAGTGAAGATCCCAAATCAGTGGTTTCTCATGATGCCGTCGAATTGTCATCACTCCTGAAACCAGAGGAGAATGACTTCTATGATGAGCTTGAGGAACTGCCCTCGTCTTCATTTTTCACAGCCTTCATGAGAAGCAGTTTCTGTGAGGAAACAATTACAGTAAACCCTTCTTGA
- the LOC105163344 gene encoding uncharacterized protein LOC105163344 — protein MPSIHQHPQKLRGGAAAVLKEGCRVLATTFLSLLLPLSFLLLARLSTARYFLSVGLADDYILIQPQNEVSFLTSLFLYSGTTLVLSLLVSLITVAALITHLILTRHKHALLIISQRHRLYAAWLLLFLMQVCLSLGIQGTVEAEINSYTVGRLVLPRRLIFALGLHETTVFWREMVVKPVVDETIFGFSGEGFWWAEKMALAVAFGNLWWRRLREEAEALVVLPRVTAELKMDVAVADVLGWSLYYLTVAIGGVRVVKGFLWMVTWILGYRVSPARQGDTASEKDGRT, from the exons ATGCCTTCCATTCATCAACACCCACAGAAACTAAGGGGTG GTGCCGCCGCCGTCCTGAAAGAGGGTTGCAGAGTCCTCGCCACCACCTTCCTCAGCCTTCTCCTCCCCCTTTCTTTCCTCCTCCTCGCCCGTCTCTCCACCGCCCGCTACTTCTTATCCGTCGGGCTCGCCgatgattatatattaatccaGCCACAAAATGAAGTTTCCTTTTTGACCTCTCTGTTCTTGTACAGCGGGACAACGTTAGTCCTCAGTTTACTTGTTTCTCTCATTACAGTTGCAGCTCTAATCACACATTTGATCTTAACTCGACATAAACACGCGTTGCTTATCATCAGCCAACGCCATCGTTTATACGCCGCATGgcttttgcttttcttgatgCAAGTTTGTTTGAGTTTGGGGATTCAAGGGACTGTTGAAGCCGAAATAAATAGCTATACAGTGGGAAGATTAGTTCTGCCCAGAAGATTGATTTTTGCTTTGGGATTGCATGAAACGACGGTTTTCTGGCGGGAAATGGTGGTAAAACCAGTGGTGGATGAGACGATTTTCGGGTTTTCAGGAGAGGGTTTTTGGTGGGCGGAGAAGATGGCGCTGGCCGTTGCTTTTGGTAATCTGTGGTGGCGGAGGTTGAGGGAGGAAGCGGAGGCACTGGTGGTGCTGCCTCGGGTCACGGCGGAACTGAAGATGGATGTCGCGGTGGCGGATGTTCTGGGGTGGTCGTTGTATTATTTGACGGTGGCGATAGGGGGGGTTAGGGTGGTCAAAGGTTTCTTATGGATGGTGACATGGATACTTGGATATCGGGTAAGCCCAGCTAGGCAAGGGGACACTGCCAGCGAAAAAGATGGTAGGACCTAA